The following nucleotide sequence is from Alphaproteobacteria bacterium.
AAGATATCTCGCCGCCACGCGATCTGGTGGATGCGATGGCGCGGCAAATGAAGGCCGAACGCGATAAACGCGCGTCGATCCTGGATGCCGAAGGCCAGCGCCAAGCCGATATCTTGCGCGCCGAAGGCGAAAAACAGTCTATGATTCTGGCGTCCGAAGGCCGCAAAGAAGCGGCATTCCGCGACGCAGAGGCACGCGAACGCGCGGCGGACGCCGAAGCGCATGCGACTATGTCGGTCAGCGAAGCCATCAATCGCGGCTCTGTCCATGCGGTCAATTATTTCGTCGCGCAGAAATATATCGATGCGCTTGGCGCAATGGCCAGCGCCAACAACCAAAAAGTTATTTTCATGCCGCTCGAGGCCAGCGGCGTGATCGGCGCGTTGGGCGGCATTACCGAGATCGTCAAAAATTCGATGCAACAACAGGCGGCGAATCAAGACGGCAGCGTCAAAGAAAATTTATTTAAAAGCGGATAATTCATGGATCTGATTTCCGAACATATTCATTGGGGCTGGTTTACGCTGGCCGCCATTTTGATTATTATGGAAGTCGTCTCGCCGACATTCTTTTTTATTTGGCCGGGAATTGCCGCGGCGTGTATCGGCGTTTTGGCGATAATATCGCCGGACATGGGATTAACCCCGCGGCTTGCCGTTTTTGCCATTCTTACTTTTGTTTTTGCCGCCGGTTGGAAGGCTTATATCAAAAAATATCCAACGCAAAGCGACGATCCAAATTTGAATAACCGCGCCGCGCAATTGATTGGCCGAACCGGCATTGTAATCGAAGCGATCAAGGATGGCCGTGGCCGGGTGCGGGTCGGCGATGGTGCCTGGATCGCCGAAGGCCCGGATTGCCCGGAACAGACCGTTGTAACCATTGAAAGCGCCCAATCGACCACACTTCGGGTTCGGAAATAACACATAAAAATCAATAAGTTACATAAATAATCCAGGGATTGTTGCGCCCCTGAAATTATACTATTTCCTTTTTAAGGAAACTTTGTATAATTTCTCAAAACAATAGGGAGAAATAGCATGGGTAGCGATAGCGCGGCAACCACCGGAATATATCATTTTGAAGAAGGTATGGCTTTAAGAAACCAGGCAATGCGGCCGTTGGCAAATAAATTGCGCAGACAGATTGCAGCACAGGGCGGCCGTGATTTTGTCTTCAGCCCAGATTACAGCTTAATATTATACAAAAGTGATGGCATCTGGCATAGGCAAGAAGTGTATGGCAACCCGGAGCCTGCTAAGGTGGGATTACCCGAAGACATAGAGCGGCTTGACGGTATTATTGCCGCTCGGCGTATGAGAGTTTGGACAATCGGCGTTGTAGCGACTGCTGCGGCTATAGTGGCCACTACCGTTTCGGTCT
It contains:
- a CDS encoding NfeD family protein; translated protein: MDLISEHIHWGWFTLAAILIIMEVVSPTFFFIWPGIAAACIGVLAIISPDMGLTPRLAVFAILTFVFAAGWKAYIKKYPTQSDDPNLNNRAAQLIGRTGIVIEAIKDGRGRVRVGDGAWIAEGPDCPEQTVVTIESAQSTTLRVRK